In the Solibacillus sp. FSL K6-1523 genome, one interval contains:
- a CDS encoding VWA domain-containing protein: MTNFKKLIAVFLSCLIVFSGVLPLNPREADAATNDASLAEWEMLKMMAELDGNYPFKGYDKGMLYAHYGELNIPLYGVGNASKQNANISRGHFAKIYAAMNGLDLSEIQAVQYMYMSEITTGVTGKRTFEDYKSTSNLNRNDIKAFIARMKKQGKIAFEGLTSKASGKDNHKITLPANFIENSDGSVQLEPKPGENTDDKVNRPSVYKAVESINVASEKLIANGVDSTLITIQLKDSYGNPIPYEESLAFKVTSEAGASFSATNSSTSGKAQVVYTDGPELNVFVTAPAVTKSVVDKIRFELVNNDDPRFYTYKNQVIEASVRYVPEAELRISYEVYDPDQPDWTGGDVDPGIKPLPALPEGVIDGKTVSFTVNGVITVTDYDEDLKLLTGSKHEAYTHPTTGQPTQGEITSKEIQYGNAELKLEGQIISVWLFEQILDYMIYGNEKDPNAWGGVGSAKVMYTLNKEGRATYDLQGVMSEEHTAQFESTLHAAIIYLINFLPKADDITLAHEDSVLAIKALYDTLGQIDKNILQKGFAQAIGKLEGAMSKIEVLKKGQELEQRPEGTERYTKVIVNVVAPSGVVITDYRGTVEVTFNGTSRTVSFDTNTKDYNSGTGYAGSAVVYFDDIVYGQSPVTAKLIDKDPRYAKALQGLDNKIVTKTIFANPKFEKNTCNGKAEVAFVVDHSGSVRKNDPNNDTAKKVKQVIKQIGQGTNHVYHFNNKPHFEKSGAANEVASIPSLLEYKNDGNATNIADAVKVALDKFTPNQQTTKALVLVTDGKTSKSKIATITKLAKDKNVKVYTVAIGKYNTINEALLRTLSTDTGGAYFNSETIYNLHGSFQAIINSILCNKEVVDNSCAVGDTLFNEASVNISRTNVILNARINQNCNNVTAVSVTFTASGGSVTYDLQGRGASIYRLTRYVNEFKPFNLYNDVEFQAFDQAGQLIAAKSVKIQ, translated from the coding sequence ATGACCAATTTTAAGAAGCTAATAGCGGTATTTTTATCTTGTTTGATCGTATTTTCTGGTGTGTTGCCTTTAAATCCAAGAGAAGCAGATGCGGCAACGAATGACGCATCATTAGCGGAATGGGAAATGCTAAAAATGATGGCTGAATTAGATGGGAATTATCCATTTAAAGGCTACGATAAAGGGATGCTTTACGCGCATTATGGCGAATTAAATATTCCACTATATGGGGTAGGTAATGCGTCAAAACAAAATGCGAATATTTCAAGAGGTCATTTTGCGAAAATTTATGCGGCGATGAATGGTCTAGATTTATCGGAAATACAAGCAGTTCAATATATGTACATGAGTGAAATTACGACTGGGGTTACTGGTAAGCGTACGTTTGAAGATTACAAGTCAACGAGCAACCTGAACCGTAATGATATAAAGGCATTTATAGCTCGCATGAAAAAACAAGGGAAAATCGCATTTGAAGGATTAACAAGTAAAGCATCAGGTAAGGATAATCATAAAATTACGTTACCGGCGAACTTTATCGAAAACTCAGATGGTTCTGTTCAATTAGAGCCGAAGCCAGGAGAAAATACCGATGATAAAGTAAACCGTCCAAGTGTTTATAAAGCAGTGGAAAGCATTAATGTAGCGTCTGAAAAATTGATTGCAAATGGTGTGGATTCAACATTAATTACAATCCAATTAAAAGATAGCTACGGGAATCCAATCCCGTACGAGGAATCATTAGCATTTAAGGTCACGTCTGAAGCAGGTGCTTCATTCTCTGCAACAAACTCGAGCACAAGCGGGAAAGCGCAAGTTGTTTATACGGATGGACCTGAGCTCAATGTATTTGTGACGGCACCAGCAGTGACAAAATCAGTTGTCGATAAAATTCGATTTGAGTTAGTAAACAATGATGATCCAAGATTTTATACGTATAAAAACCAAGTAATTGAAGCATCTGTTCGCTATGTGCCAGAAGCAGAATTACGAATTTCGTATGAAGTATATGATCCAGATCAGCCAGACTGGACAGGCGGAGATGTCGACCCAGGCATTAAGCCATTACCTGCTTTACCAGAGGGAGTTATTGACGGTAAAACGGTATCATTTACAGTAAATGGTGTGATCACGGTTACAGATTATGATGAAGATTTAAAATTATTGACAGGTTCTAAGCACGAAGCATATACGCATCCAACGACAGGTCAACCAACACAAGGTGAAATTACTTCTAAAGAGATTCAGTATGGTAATGCAGAATTAAAATTAGAAGGTCAAATTATTTCTGTTTGGCTGTTTGAACAAATTTTAGATTATATGATTTACGGCAATGAAAAGGATCCAAATGCCTGGGGCGGAGTTGGTTCAGCGAAAGTCATGTATACGTTAAATAAAGAGGGGCGAGCTACGTACGATTTGCAAGGTGTGATGAGTGAAGAACATACAGCACAGTTTGAATCGACATTGCATGCAGCGATCATTTATTTAATCAACTTTTTACCAAAAGCAGATGATATTACGTTAGCGCATGAAGACAGTGTACTTGCAATTAAAGCGTTATATGACACGCTTGGTCAAATTGATAAAAACATTTTACAAAAAGGATTTGCCCAAGCGATTGGTAAGCTTGAAGGGGCAATGTCGAAAATTGAAGTTTTGAAAAAAGGACAAGAGCTTGAGCAACGTCCTGAAGGTACGGAACGTTATACGAAGGTCATTGTGAATGTCGTAGCGCCAAGTGGTGTCGTAATAACGGATTATCGCGGCACAGTTGAGGTAACATTTAATGGTACCTCAAGAACGGTTTCATTTGATACGAATACAAAAGACTATAATTCGGGAACGGGTTATGCCGGTTCAGCGGTCGTGTATTTCGACGATATCGTTTACGGACAATCACCTGTAACGGCAAAACTTATCGACAAAGACCCACGTTATGCAAAAGCATTACAAGGATTGGATAATAAAATAGTAACGAAAACAATTTTTGCAAATCCTAAGTTTGAGAAAAATACTTGTAACGGTAAAGCGGAAGTAGCTTTTGTTGTCGATCACTCTGGTTCTGTTCGCAAAAACGATCCAAATAACGACACAGCTAAAAAAGTAAAGCAAGTAATTAAACAAATAGGGCAAGGTACGAATCATGTGTATCACTTTAACAATAAACCCCATTTTGAAAAAAGTGGTGCAGCAAATGAAGTGGCAAGTATTCCTAGCTTGCTAGAGTATAAAAATGATGGCAATGCAACAAATATTGCAGATGCGGTTAAAGTAGCACTCGATAAATTCACACCTAATCAGCAAACGACAAAGGCACTTGTCCTTGTGACGGATGGCAAAACATCAAAATCTAAAATTGCAACCATCACAAAATTAGCAAAAGATAAAAATGTGAAAGTGTACACAGTAGCTATTGGAAAATATAATACAATTAATGAAGCACTTTTAAGAACGCTATCAACGGATACGGGTGGAGCGTACTTTAACTCTGAAACGATTTATAATCTACATGGGTCATTCCAAGCGATTATTAACTCGATTTTATGTAATAAAGAAGTTGTAGATAATAGCTGTGCAGTAGGAGACACTTTATTTAATGAAGCGAGCGTTAATATTTCACGTACCAATGTCATATTAAATGCCCGTATTAATCAAAACTGTAATAATGTAACGGCTGTTTCAGTAACCTTTACGGCTTCTGGAGGAAGCGTCACATACGATTTACAAGGTCGAGGCGCGTCGATTTATCGATTAACACGTTATGTAAATGAATTTAAGCCATTCAATTTATATAATGATGTAGAATTCCAAGCATTTGACCAAGCAGGACAATTAATTGCTGCAAAATCTGTGAAAATTCAATAA
- the hemB gene encoding porphobilinogen synthase, which yields MTELFFQRHRRLRQSAGMRALVKETYLHKEDLIYPLFIIEGDNIKNEVSSMPGVFQLSLDNLATEVDEIVDLGIRAVLLFGIPAEKDAVGTGAFHNHGIVQEATRLIKARHPELLVIADTCLCEFTDHGHCGVVEGDQILNDPSLDVLARTAVSQAQAGADIIAPSNMMDGFVTAIRTGLDAAGFEHIPIMSYAVKYASSYYGPFREAADGAPKFGDRKTYQMDPSNRMEAIREATSDIDEGADFLIVKPALAYMDIIRDVKNSFPIPVVAYNVSGEYSMVKAAAGNGWINEKAVVLETLLGMKRAGSDLIITYHAKDVCRWLEEK from the coding sequence ATGACTGAATTATTTTTCCAACGTCATCGCCGCCTGCGTCAAAGTGCAGGTATGCGTGCATTAGTAAAGGAAACTTACTTACACAAAGAAGATTTAATATATCCATTATTTATTATTGAAGGCGACAACATTAAAAATGAAGTTAGCTCAATGCCAGGTGTATTTCAGCTGTCTTTAGATAATTTGGCGACAGAAGTAGATGAAATAGTCGACTTAGGTATTCGCGCGGTATTATTATTCGGTATTCCAGCTGAAAAGGATGCTGTTGGTACGGGTGCATTCCATAATCATGGCATCGTACAAGAGGCGACTCGTCTTATTAAGGCGCGTCATCCAGAGCTATTAGTCATTGCGGATACATGCTTATGTGAATTTACAGATCACGGGCACTGTGGTGTTGTTGAAGGCGATCAAATTTTAAATGACCCTTCACTTGATGTGTTAGCGCGTACAGCTGTTTCACAAGCACAAGCAGGCGCGGATATTATTGCACCTTCGAACATGATGGATGGCTTCGTGACGGCGATTCGTACAGGACTAGATGCTGCAGGCTTTGAGCATATTCCGATTATGTCTTACGCTGTGAAATACGCATCGAGCTATTATGGACCGTTCCGTGAAGCGGCAGATGGAGCACCAAAATTTGGCGATCGTAAAACGTATCAAATGGATCCATCTAATCGTATGGAAGCAATCCGTGAAGCAACATCTGATATTGACGAGGGTGCTGATTTCTTAATCGTGAAGCCAGCGCTTGCTTATATGGATATTATTCGTGATGTGAAAAATAGCTTCCCGATTCCAGTTGTTGCTTACAATGTGTCGGGTGAATATTCGATGGTGAAAGCAGCTGCGGGTAATGGTTGGATAAATGAAAAAGCGGTTGTATTGGAAACTTTACTTGGCATGAAGCGTGCAGGATCTGATTTAATTATTACGTACCACGCAAAAGACGTGTGTCGCTGGTTGGAGGAGAAATAA
- the hemL gene encoding glutamate-1-semialdehyde 2,1-aminomutase produces MRTYENSKAAFTEAVNLMPGGVNSPVRAFKSVNLDPIFMESGSGAVIKDIDGNEYIDYVLSWGPLILGHAHPEVVDAIQQQAAKGASFGAPTLSENKLAKLVLDRLPSVEMIRFVSSGTEATMSALRLARGYTGRDKILKFEGSYHGHGDSLLIKAGSGVATLGLPDSPGVPADVAKNTLTVAYNDLESAKLVFEKYGSELAAVILEPVAGNMGVVPPQPGFLEGLRKLTEENGTVLIFDEVMTGFRVDYGCAQQYYGIQPDLTCLGKVIGGGLPVGAFGGKREIMEQIAPSGPIYQAGTLSGNPLAMTAGYETLSRLNEETYTYFRKLGDQLEAGFREAATKYNIPHTVNRAGSMIGFFFTNEEVIDFESAKTSDLALFAEYFKLMAEEGVFLPPSQFEGLFISTAHTEAHIAKTVQAFHTVFKQLAR; encoded by the coding sequence ATGCGTACTTATGAAAATTCGAAAGCAGCATTTACAGAAGCGGTTAATTTAATGCCAGGTGGTGTAAATTCACCTGTACGAGCATTTAAATCCGTTAACTTAGATCCGATTTTTATGGAGTCTGGTTCAGGCGCTGTAATTAAAGACATTGATGGCAATGAATATATTGACTATGTTTTATCATGGGGACCGCTTATTTTAGGGCATGCACATCCAGAAGTTGTCGATGCGATTCAACAGCAAGCGGCAAAGGGTGCTTCATTTGGTGCGCCTACTTTATCAGAAAATAAATTAGCGAAACTAGTATTGGACCGTTTACCATCTGTCGAAATGATTCGTTTTGTTTCTTCAGGAACGGAAGCAACGATGTCAGCCCTTCGTTTAGCGCGCGGATATACAGGACGCGACAAAATTTTAAAATTCGAAGGCTCTTATCATGGGCACGGGGATTCACTATTAATTAAAGCGGGTTCAGGTGTTGCAACATTAGGTTTGCCAGATTCGCCAGGTGTACCGGCAGATGTTGCTAAAAATACGTTAACGGTTGCGTACAATGATTTGGAATCAGCAAAATTAGTATTTGAAAAATATGGTTCAGAATTAGCCGCTGTTATTTTAGAACCTGTTGCAGGAAATATGGGCGTTGTTCCACCACAACCAGGCTTTTTAGAAGGCTTACGCAAGCTAACGGAAGAGAATGGTACAGTACTGATTTTTGATGAAGTAATGACAGGCTTCCGTGTCGATTATGGCTGTGCACAACAATATTATGGCATCCAACCAGATCTGACTTGTCTTGGAAAAGTAATTGGTGGTGGATTACCAGTAGGTGCATTCGGCGGAAAACGCGAAATAATGGAACAAATTGCGCCATCAGGTCCAATCTATCAAGCGGGTACATTATCTGGTAACCCACTTGCGATGACTGCGGGTTATGAAACATTATCACGTTTAAATGAAGAAACATACACTTATTTCCGTAAGCTTGGTGACCAATTAGAAGCTGGTTTCCGTGAAGCGGCAACAAAATACAATATTCCACATACTGTAAATCGTGCAGGTTCAATGATTGGCTTCTTCTTTACGAACGAAGAGGTTATTGATTTTGAATCGGCAAAAACTTCAGATTTAGCATTATTTGCGGAATACTTCAAATTAATGGCAGAAGAAGGTGTGTTCTTACCACCATCGCAATTTGAAGGGTTATTTATTTCGACAGCACATACAGAAGCGCATATCGCAAAAACGGTACAAGCATTCCATACGGTGTTTAAGCAATTAGCACGTTAA
- the hemC gene encoding hydroxymethylbilane synthase, protein MRKIIVGSRKSKLALTQTNWFINELKAAGVPFEFEIKEIVTKGDRILDVQLSKVGGKGLFVKEIEQALYDKEIDFAVHSMKDMPSVLPEGLVIGCIPPREDARDAFISKGHVKFADLPQGAVVGTSSLRRSAQLLQVRPDLEIKWIRGNVDTRLNKLETEQYDAIILAAAGLKRLGWSDEVVTEYLDIDLCLPAVAQGSLGIECRADDAELLEQLAKLTDAPTWQAAHAERSFLAAMDGGCQVPIAGFATLDGDSITFTGLVAAPDASVFFKETVTGTNADAVGKEVARILTEQGAFDLIQKVKAELDVE, encoded by the coding sequence TTGAGAAAAATTATTGTCGGATCACGAAAAAGTAAATTAGCTTTAACGCAAACAAATTGGTTCATTAATGAGTTAAAAGCGGCAGGTGTGCCATTTGAATTTGAAATAAAAGAAATTGTAACAAAAGGTGACCGCATTTTAGATGTTCAATTATCAAAAGTTGGCGGTAAAGGGCTTTTTGTTAAAGAGATTGAGCAAGCGTTATATGACAAAGAAATCGATTTTGCTGTGCATTCAATGAAGGATATGCCATCTGTTTTGCCAGAAGGTCTTGTTATCGGTTGTATCCCACCGCGTGAAGATGCGCGCGATGCTTTCATTTCAAAAGGCCATGTAAAATTTGCAGATTTACCACAAGGAGCAGTCGTTGGGACGAGCTCATTACGCCGTAGTGCACAGCTTTTACAAGTGCGCCCGGACCTAGAAATTAAATGGATTCGTGGAAATGTTGATACACGTTTAAATAAATTAGAAACAGAACAATATGATGCCATTATTTTAGCGGCAGCTGGCTTAAAACGCCTTGGCTGGAGTGATGAGGTCGTAACGGAGTATTTAGATATCGATCTTTGTCTACCTGCTGTTGCACAGGGTTCACTAGGCATTGAGTGCCGTGCGGATGATGCAGAGTTATTAGAGCAATTAGCGAAATTGACAGATGCACCGACTTGGCAAGCAGCTCATGCTGAACGTTCGTTTTTAGCGGCAATGGATGGCGGATGCCAGGTGCCAATCGCAGGCTTTGCAACATTGGACGGGGATTCGATTACATTCACAGGGTTAGTTGCAGCACCAGATGCTTCTGTTTTCTTTAAAGAAACAGTAACAGGTACAAATGCAGATGCTGTCGGAAAAGAAGTTGCAAGGATTTTGACGGAGCAAGGCGCATTTGATTTAATTCAAAAAGTAAAGGCTGAGTTGGATGTCGAGTAA
- the hemA gene encoding glutamyl-tRNA reductase gives MHTLVVGLNHKTAPVEIREKLSFIEQDIPNAMAALQQEKSVLENVIVSTCNRTEIYAVVDQLHTGRYYVKNFLANWFNISLEQFEEHLFIREEDESFNHLFRVTAGVDSMVLGETQILGQVRKSFLQGQELGTTGTVYNQLFKQAVTFAKRAHHETAIGENAVSVSYAAVELAKKIFGSLQNKHVAILGAGKMGELAIQNLYGNGVGKVTVINRTFEKAQHLASKFEGDAKSMDELQCTLLDADILISSTGATNYVIDHELMKDVAKLRKADPLFMVDIAVPRDLDPKMGDIPNIFLYDIDDLQGIVQANLAERERAASEITAMIQDELVQFKDWFNTLGVVPVISALRKKAAAIQEETMVSIENKMPDLTDRERKILSKHTKSIINQLLKNPILQVKEMANSTQANEQLALFQQIFGIEEDVQQEVRAQQQEQNKARKNTNETTVNPGLSY, from the coding sequence GTGCATACATTAGTAGTAGGCTTGAATCATAAAACAGCGCCTGTCGAAATTCGCGAAAAATTATCCTTCATTGAACAGGATATCCCGAATGCCATGGCAGCGCTCCAACAGGAAAAAAGCGTATTAGAAAATGTAATTGTTTCAACGTGTAACCGTACGGAAATTTATGCGGTTGTTGATCAACTGCATACAGGGCGCTATTATGTTAAAAACTTTTTAGCTAATTGGTTTAATATTTCACTGGAGCAATTTGAGGAACACTTATTTATTCGTGAGGAAGATGAGTCGTTCAATCACTTATTCCGAGTTACAGCTGGTGTTGACTCAATGGTGCTAGGTGAAACGCAAATTTTAGGGCAAGTGAGAAAAAGCTTCTTACAAGGTCAAGAACTAGGCACAACAGGTACGGTGTATAATCAGCTCTTTAAGCAAGCGGTTACATTTGCTAAACGTGCGCACCATGAAACAGCAATTGGTGAAAATGCCGTTTCGGTATCATATGCAGCCGTGGAATTAGCAAAGAAAATTTTTGGTTCATTGCAAAACAAGCATGTCGCGATTTTAGGTGCTGGTAAAATGGGTGAACTCGCGATTCAAAACTTGTATGGCAACGGTGTCGGAAAAGTAACAGTTATTAATCGAACATTTGAAAAAGCACAACATTTAGCATCTAAGTTTGAAGGCGATGCTAAATCAATGGACGAGCTACAATGCACATTGCTTGATGCGGATATTTTAATTAGTTCGACAGGTGCGACAAATTATGTGATTGATCATGAATTGATGAAGGATGTCGCAAAACTTCGAAAAGCTGATCCATTATTTATGGTCGATATTGCGGTACCACGTGATTTAGACCCGAAAATGGGCGATATTCCGAATATCTTCTTATATGATATCGATGATTTACAAGGCATTGTCCAAGCAAACTTAGCAGAGCGTGAACGTGCGGCTTCTGAAATTACAGCGATGATTCAAGACGAGCTTGTCCAATTTAAAGATTGGTTTAATACGCTTGGTGTCGTTCCAGTAATTTCAGCATTGCGTAAAAAGGCAGCTGCGATTCAGGAAGAAACGATGGTCAGTATTGAAAATAAAATGCCCGATTTAACAGATCGCGAGCGTAAAATATTAAGTAAGCATACGAAATCGATTATTAATCAACTTCTAAAAAATCCAATTTTACAAGTGAAGGAAATGGCGAATTCAACTCAAGCAAACGAGCAACTTGCATTATTCCAACAAATTTTTGGTATTGAAGAAGATGTACAACAAGAAGTGCGTGCTCAGCAACAGGAGCAAAATAAAGCGCGTAAAAATACAAATGAAACAACTGTGAATCCGGGCTTATCTTATTAA
- a CDS encoding uroporphyrinogen-III synthase has protein sequence MSSNLPLAGKTIILTGSHKIQTIAPYIEANGGQVKMFPLIEAQELVSTEDEMRLTQCNDYDWLIFTSQNAVSAFVEKLTRFGVPSSTIQCKIAVVGERTAESLQQHGLAFHFMPTVYSADVFVQEFNYEGRALFLRGSLAKSTIADGVGADEWTVYETVPSSKYIEALHEALIAEAEPIVVFASPSSVEIYAQELVPMLDWRYVKFATIGHVTTQALAKYGIAPIVQPQKYTMKAVIEQLILEETKL, from the coding sequence ATGTCGAGTAATTTACCATTAGCAGGTAAAACAATTATTTTGACCGGTTCACATAAAATACAAACAATTGCGCCTTATATTGAAGCGAATGGTGGGCAAGTAAAAATGTTTCCACTTATTGAAGCGCAGGAATTGGTGTCGACTGAGGATGAAATGCGTCTTACACAATGCAATGACTATGATTGGCTCATTTTTACGAGCCAAAATGCAGTTAGTGCATTTGTAGAGAAATTAACGCGTTTTGGGGTACCTAGCTCTACTATTCAATGTAAAATTGCGGTCGTAGGTGAGCGAACTGCTGAAAGCTTACAACAACACGGTTTGGCATTTCATTTTATGCCAACAGTGTATAGCGCCGATGTATTTGTACAAGAATTTAATTATGAAGGTCGTGCACTATTTTTACGTGGTAGTCTAGCGAAGTCGACCATTGCAGACGGTGTTGGCGCAGATGAATGGACGGTTTATGAAACGGTGCCATCTAGCAAGTATATTGAAGCGCTTCATGAGGCTTTAATTGCAGAAGCTGAACCGATTGTCGTTTTTGCGAGTCCATCCTCTGTCGAAATTTATGCGCAGGAGCTTGTCCCGATGCTTGATTGGCGTTATGTCAAATTTGCAACGATCGGCCATGTAACGACACAAGCTTTAGCGAAATATGGGATTGCACCGATTGTCCAGCCGCAAAAATATACGATGAAGGCTGTTATTGAACAACTCATTTTGGAGGAAACGAAACTATGA
- the ccsA gene encoding cytochrome c biogenesis protein CcsA, with protein sequence MTEVAMARLYELMIILYALSIVLYFIDYLYKNLKARRVAFWFVSIVWIMQILFLVLFIIETKRFPVLSLFEGVFFYAWLLTTLSIVLHCIARVDLPVFFINVLSFVFVTIHLFAPDTATQIVGESLVSEMLLIHISFAIVSYAAFSLSFVFSILYLILYRILKQKKLTSLWSRLPNLQQMSKWISYSNLVGVPLLLISLLLGLEWAMMSLEGLSVFDVKIISSFIVSVVYLVILLLHRKGKLVGVTFAWVQIYLFLLVVINFFLGSKLSNFHLWV encoded by the coding sequence ATGACAGAAGTGGCGATGGCTAGATTATATGAGCTTATGATTATTCTTTATGCGCTCAGTATCGTGCTATATTTTATTGATTATTTATATAAAAATTTAAAAGCAAGAAGGGTTGCTTTTTGGTTTGTATCCATTGTTTGGATCATGCAAATCCTTTTTCTCGTCTTGTTTATTATCGAAACAAAACGATTCCCGGTACTGTCCTTATTTGAAGGTGTCTTTTTTTATGCGTGGCTATTAACAACGCTTTCGATTGTGTTGCATTGTATTGCCCGCGTAGACTTACCAGTATTTTTTATTAATGTATTAAGCTTCGTATTTGTAACAATCCACTTGTTTGCGCCTGATACGGCAACTCAAATTGTGGGAGAATCACTTGTTTCAGAAATGTTGCTTATTCATATTAGCTTTGCCATTGTTTCTTATGCAGCTTTTTCATTATCCTTTGTTTTTTCGATTTTGTATTTAATTTTATATCGTATATTAAAACAGAAGAAGTTGACGAGCTTATGGTCAAGGCTACCCAATCTTCAACAGATGAGTAAGTGGATAAGCTATTCCAATTTAGTGGGCGTTCCATTACTTCTGATTAGCCTTCTTTTAGGTTTAGAATGGGCGATGATGTCATTAGAGGGGCTGTCCGTTTTCGATGTGAAAATTATTAGTTCCTTTATTGTGTCTGTTGTATACTTAGTTATTTTATTGTTACATCGCAAAGGTAAATTAGTAGGTGTAACCTTTGCCTGGGTACAAATCTATTTATTTTTACTCGTTGTTATTAATTTTTTCCTTGGTAGCAAGCTATCGAATTTCCATCTATGGGTCTAA